Proteins co-encoded in one Zymomonas mobilis subsp. mobilis ATCC 10988 genomic window:
- the rpsP gene encoding 30S ribosomal protein S16, whose translation MAVSIRLSRGGAKRRPFYRIVIANSRSPRDGSFIEKIGSYNPQLPKDNENRVIVDLDRARHWLSVGAQPTDRVARFLDAAGLLERKARNNPNKAVPGEKAKERAEERAQKAADAAEAAKAAAEAPAAEEQAPAEEAASNSEEA comes from the coding sequence ATGGCCGTTTCAATTCGTCTCTCTCGTGGTGGTGCAAAACGCCGTCCGTTTTATCGTATCGTTATTGCGAATTCCCGCAGCCCGCGCGATGGTTCTTTCATCGAGAAAATCGGCAGCTACAATCCGCAGCTTCCGAAAGACAATGAAAACCGCGTAATCGTTGATCTCGATCGCGCTCGTCATTGGTTGTCCGTTGGCGCACAGCCGACTGATCGTGTTGCTCGCTTCCTCGATGCCGCTGGTCTTCTGGAACGCAAAGCACGCAATAACCCGAACAAAGCTGTTCCGGGTGAAAAAGCTAAAGAACGCGCTGAAGAACGCGCCCAGAAGGCTGCTGATGCCGCTGAAGCTGCTAAGGCTGCTGCCGAAGCACCGGCTGCTGAAGAACAGGCTCCTGCCGAAGAAGCCGCTTCTAACTCTGAAGAAGCTTAA
- the ffh gene encoding signal recognition particle protein, translating to MFGSLSERLSGVFDRLRGRGALTEDDVRQAMREVRIALLEADVALPVVRDFVSKITEKAIGHNVLKSVTPGQQVVKIVYDALVEMLGSDTSDLNLAVNPPAVILMVGLQGSGKTTTSAKLGKKLKEKDHKKVLMASLDVHRPAAQEQLATLGQQADVPTLPIIAGQQPVEIAQRALTSARLQGYDVVILDTAGRLHIDQLLMDEMKAVADSSQPAETLLVVDALAGQDAVNIARSFSEQVDLTGVILTRMDGDARGGAALSMRAVTGKPIKFVGTSEKLDGLSPFHPDRVANRILGMGDIISLVEKASETIEKEDAEALAAKMAKGRFDFNDLKKQFSQMRRMGGMGALASMLPGVKQIKNAMANGQVDDRILVKMEAMIDSMTPKERIRPELINAKRKIRIAKGSGTTVQEINRLLKMHQEMSSAMKRLKKLGGIKGLMKMLGGGADGGMPPMMPPGGGMPGLPPGFGGFGRK from the coding sequence ATGTTCGGCAGTCTAAGCGAGCGTTTAAGCGGTGTCTTTGATCGGCTGCGTGGCCGTGGCGCCCTGACCGAGGATGATGTCCGGCAAGCTATGCGCGAAGTTCGCATTGCCCTTTTGGAAGCGGATGTTGCCCTGCCTGTTGTTCGGGATTTTGTGAGCAAAATTACCGAAAAAGCGATTGGCCATAATGTTTTAAAATCGGTGACGCCCGGACAGCAAGTCGTCAAGATTGTCTATGATGCGCTGGTTGAGATGCTGGGTTCTGATACCAGCGATCTTAATCTGGCCGTCAACCCGCCCGCCGTTATTTTGATGGTCGGTTTGCAGGGATCAGGTAAAACAACGACCTCTGCCAAACTCGGTAAGAAGCTGAAAGAAAAAGACCATAAAAAGGTTTTAATGGCTTCTTTGGATGTCCATCGTCCGGCGGCGCAAGAACAGTTGGCTACCTTAGGGCAGCAGGCTGATGTTCCAACCTTACCGATTATTGCTGGTCAACAACCGGTTGAAATCGCCCAGCGCGCGCTGACGTCTGCTCGCTTGCAAGGCTATGATGTCGTTATTCTCGATACGGCTGGTCGTCTTCATATTGACCAGTTGTTGATGGATGAAATGAAGGCCGTGGCCGATAGCAGCCAGCCAGCAGAGACTTTGCTGGTTGTTGATGCCTTGGCCGGGCAAGATGCCGTCAATATCGCAAGAAGCTTTTCCGAACAGGTTGATCTGACTGGTGTCATTTTAACCCGTATGGATGGCGATGCCCGTGGGGGTGCTGCCCTTTCGATGCGGGCGGTTACCGGAAAGCCGATCAAATTTGTCGGCACCAGCGAAAAGCTCGATGGTCTTTCGCCTTTTCATCCTGATCGTGTTGCAAACCGCATTTTGGGCATGGGTGATATTATCTCCCTTGTTGAAAAAGCAAGCGAAACGATCGAGAAAGAAGACGCAGAAGCCTTGGCTGCCAAAATGGCCAAGGGGCGTTTCGATTTTAATGACCTGAAAAAACAATTCAGCCAAATGCGGCGCATGGGGGGTATGGGGGCTTTGGCGTCTATGCTTCCCGGGGTCAAGCAGATCAAAAATGCTATGGCCAATGGTCAGGTTGATGATCGTATCCTCGTTAAAATGGAAGCGATGATTGATTCCATGACCCCGAAAGAACGCATCCGGCCTGAATTGATCAACGCCAAAAGAAAAATCCGGATTGCAAAAGGTTCAGGCACGACGGTTCAAGAAATCAACCGTTTGCTGAAAATGCATCAGGAAATGTCTTCGGCAATGAAGCGCCTCAAAAAATTAGGCGGTATCAAAGGTTTAATGAAAATGCTGGGCGGGGGGGCTGATGGTGGTATGCCACCGATGATGCCCCCCGGTGGTGGTATGCCGGGGCTTCCCCCGGGTTTTGGCGGCTTCGGTCGTAAATAA
- the dapF gene encoding diaminopimelate epimerase — protein MTFSFHKMHGLGNDFIVLDARKNPIQMNPALAQALSNRHTGIGCDQLIIIGNGKNQADVSMEIWNADGSEVEACGNATRCVPVFLGRDVIISTAAGLLDARLSDEGACVDMGRPRLSWDEIPLAYAMDTLSMPVAWEDLKEPTAVNMGNPHVVFVVDDVDAVDFGRLGNIIEHDQLFPERINVNIVMVTGKNHLKMRTWERGAGLTRACGTGACATFVAAKRRRLISGKTQIDLPGGRLVLDENSEGHIIMRGPATYVFKGEADWASFS, from the coding sequence ATGACTTTCTCTTTCCATAAAATGCATGGGCTTGGTAACGATTTTATTGTTCTTGATGCCCGAAAAAATCCTATCCAAATGAATCCGGCGTTAGCGCAGGCTTTAAGCAATCGTCATACCGGCATCGGCTGTGACCAGCTTATCATTATTGGTAATGGCAAAAATCAGGCCGATGTTTCGATGGAAATATGGAATGCAGATGGTTCCGAAGTCGAAGCCTGCGGTAATGCCACCCGTTGTGTCCCTGTTTTCTTAGGACGGGATGTCATTATCAGCACCGCCGCCGGTCTACTGGATGCTCGTCTTTCTGATGAAGGTGCTTGCGTTGATATGGGTAGACCCCGCCTGTCATGGGATGAAATACCCCTCGCCTATGCGATGGATACGCTTTCTATGCCGGTTGCATGGGAAGATTTGAAAGAACCGACGGCTGTCAATATGGGCAATCCTCATGTTGTTTTTGTCGTCGATGATGTTGATGCCGTCGATTTCGGAAGATTAGGCAACATAATCGAGCATGACCAGCTTTTCCCTGAGAGGATTAACGTCAATATCGTCATGGTTACGGGCAAAAATCACCTTAAAATGAGAACTTGGGAACGGGGTGCCGGATTAACCCGTGCTTGTGGCACGGGAGCTTGTGCGACCTTCGTTGCGGCCAAAAGGCGGCGGCTGATTTCTGGCAAAACGCAAATAGATCTTCCCGGAGGAAGACTTGTCTTGGACGAGAATAGCGAAGGCCATATCATTATGCGGGGGCCCGCGACCTATGTATTTAAAGGCGAAGCGGATTGGGCAAGTTTTTCATGA
- the mtaB gene encoding tRNA (N(6)-L-threonylcarbamoyladenosine(37)-C(2))-methylthiotransferase MtaB, whose translation MSSPDIITLGCRLNIAESEAIKQALTDKDGSQDLIVVNSCAVTSRAVAQTRQAIRKASRERPNARIVVTGCAAQIDPKIFADMPEVSRVIGNVEKHQAESFAFSGSDEEARIQVTDINSLKETTPHLIAAFSEHSRAFLEIQNGCNHHCSFCIIPQGRGRNRSASFDDILDCARKLINNGHQELVLTGVDLTSYGQDLTSPSNLGELVAFLLKKLKNLKRLRLSSLDPDGIDPLLMALITEDERIMPHIHLSLQAGDNTILKRMRRRHSREQAIELVASLKKRRPEIAIGADIIAGFPTEDEEMAANSLRMIDECDIVFGHIFPYSPRQGTPAAKMPQVHTPLIKERAQKLREAANRRQAEWLKTLVGSRQSVLLEGEGGRGHTPQFAPIRLSEAVEASGIVDIMVTGTDKDGLIGKKL comes from the coding sequence ATGAGTTCACCGGATATCATTACATTAGGTTGTCGTCTCAATATCGCTGAAAGTGAAGCCATCAAACAGGCTTTGACTGATAAAGACGGCAGTCAGGATTTAATCGTTGTTAATAGCTGCGCTGTGACATCCCGTGCGGTAGCACAAACGCGTCAGGCTATCAGAAAAGCTAGTCGAGAGAGACCAAACGCCCGTATCGTTGTTACAGGCTGCGCTGCCCAGATCGATCCGAAAATTTTCGCCGATATGCCCGAAGTTTCGCGCGTTATCGGTAATGTCGAAAAGCATCAGGCAGAATCCTTTGCTTTTTCAGGGAGTGATGAAGAAGCGCGGATACAGGTCACGGATATCAATAGCCTAAAAGAAACAACGCCCCATCTGATCGCGGCTTTCAGTGAACATAGTCGGGCTTTTCTTGAAATTCAGAATGGCTGCAATCACCATTGTAGCTTTTGCATTATTCCACAAGGGCGGGGTCGCAACCGTTCAGCCTCTTTTGATGATATTCTTGATTGCGCCCGCAAACTTATCAATAACGGGCATCAGGAATTAGTTCTGACGGGTGTCGATCTGACTTCCTATGGTCAAGATTTAACTAGCCCCAGTAATCTCGGTGAATTAGTCGCTTTTCTTCTGAAAAAGCTCAAAAATCTGAAAAGACTTCGGCTTTCTTCGCTTGACCCTGACGGTATTGATCCCTTGCTGATGGCACTCATTACCGAAGATGAACGCATCATGCCGCATATTCATCTGTCCTTGCAGGCCGGCGATAATACTATTCTGAAAAGAATGCGGCGGCGGCATAGTCGGGAACAAGCGATTGAGCTAGTAGCCAGTTTGAAAAAACGCCGTCCAGAAATCGCTATTGGTGCCGATATCATTGCGGGTTTCCCAACCGAAGACGAGGAAATGGCAGCCAATAGTCTGCGAATGATAGATGAATGTGATATCGTTTTCGGGCATATTTTCCCTTACTCCCCTCGCCAAGGTACACCTGCGGCCAAAATGCCCCAAGTCCATACGCCTTTGATTAAAGAGCGCGCTCAAAAATTAAGGGAAGCGGCTAATCGACGACAAGCGGAATGGTTAAAAACATTGGTGGGTAGTCGGCAATCTGTCCTGTTGGAAGGTGAAGGCGGACGTGGACATACACCCCAATTTGCGCCTATCCGCCTAAGCGAAGCGGTCGAAGCAAGCGGCATTGTCGATATTATGGTGACCGGCACAGATAAAGATGGCCTGATTGGGAAGAAATTATGA
- the ftsY gene encoding signal recognition particle-docking protein FtsY has product MSEETPWYKKIGFGLKRTSERLTENLSSIALKAALDDETLDEIEETLIACDLGPGTAGRIRERLAGERFPQGVTELEVREVVAQEIAKILKPVAKPIEIDAFPRPQVILVIGVNGSGKTTTIAKLAHWFQELDYEVMLVAGDTFRAAAIGQLKVWAERLEIPIISGAEGADAASLVFQGVKEGTAQGTDTLIVDTAGRLQNKSGLMDELAKIKKVLGRLNPAAPHNVILVLDATNGQNALSQIEVFKEIAGVSGLIMTKLDGTARGGIMVAAAEKYGLPIHAIGVGESMDDLRPFDPEAVARAIVGLPHQ; this is encoded by the coding sequence ATGAGTGAAGAAACACCTTGGTATAAAAAAATCGGTTTTGGTCTCAAACGGACATCTGAACGGTTAACAGAAAATCTGTCATCCATTGCGTTAAAAGCGGCCTTGGATGACGAAACGCTTGATGAAATCGAAGAAACCCTGATCGCCTGTGACTTAGGCCCTGGTACCGCAGGTCGTATTCGTGAACGTCTGGCAGGCGAACGCTTTCCGCAAGGCGTGACGGAACTCGAAGTTCGCGAAGTCGTCGCGCAGGAAATCGCCAAAATTTTGAAGCCTGTTGCTAAACCCATCGAAATTGATGCTTTCCCAAGACCGCAAGTCATTCTGGTCATTGGTGTCAATGGTTCAGGAAAAACAACGACTATCGCCAAATTGGCACATTGGTTTCAGGAACTCGATTACGAGGTCATGCTTGTCGCTGGTGATACTTTCAGAGCCGCCGCGATCGGACAATTAAAAGTTTGGGCGGAAAGACTAGAAATCCCGATCATCAGCGGGGCTGAAGGTGCCGATGCGGCCAGCCTTGTTTTCCAAGGGGTTAAAGAAGGCACAGCTCAAGGTACGGATACCTTAATTGTGGATACTGCAGGCCGCCTTCAGAATAAAAGCGGCTTGATGGATGAATTGGCTAAAATCAAAAAGGTTTTAGGACGACTTAATCCGGCCGCCCCGCATAATGTTATTCTGGTACTGGATGCCACCAATGGTCAAAACGCGCTTTCCCAGATCGAAGTTTTCAAAGAAATCGCGGGTGTCTCTGGCCTTATCATGACCAAGCTCGATGGCACAGCACGGGGCGGTATCATGGTGGCGGCGGCTGAAAAATACGGTTTGCCTATCCACGCGATCGGGGTTGGTGAAAGCATGGATGATTTACGTCCCTTCGATCCAGAAGCGGTTGCCCGTGCGATTGTCGGTTTACCGCATCAATAA
- a CDS encoding J domain-containing protein has product MARYTKSRDWGFPRWRGYNDNNHAAQKVRLCDREGCDKPGNFPAPKSPNNPDRWYFCEDHIVEYNRNWDYSAGLSKEEAAKRQAEEKQQASGYSSTSYSWSGSENGRSNEVIEALKVLELEADADFEMVKIQWRQLAKKWHPDLNQDDEKAVKRFHAIQAAFDLLRNREERGSF; this is encoded by the coding sequence ATGGCTCGATATACCAAATCCCGAGATTGGGGCTTTCCGCGTTGGCGCGGTTATAATGACAATAACCATGCTGCCCAGAAAGTAAGATTATGTGATCGCGAAGGCTGCGACAAGCCGGGTAACTTCCCTGCCCCGAAATCCCCGAACAATCCTGATCGTTGGTATTTTTGTGAAGATCATATCGTCGAATATAATCGCAATTGGGATTATTCCGCCGGTTTATCAAAAGAAGAAGCCGCCAAACGTCAAGCGGAAGAAAAACAACAGGCTTCTGGATATTCATCAACCAGTTACAGTTGGTCAGGTTCTGAAAACGGCCGATCCAACGAGGTGATAGAAGCCTTAAAGGTCTTGGAATTAGAGGCTGATGCCGATTTCGAGATGGTAAAAATTCAATGGCGGCAATTAGCTAAAAAATGGCATCCCGATCTTAATCAGGATGATGAAAAAGCTGTAAAACGCTTCCATGCTATTCAGGCTGCCTTTGATCTGCTGCGTAATCGGGAAGAGCGCGGCAGCTTCTAA
- a CDS encoding SufE family protein, with protein sequence MTTLADIEEEYDFLESDDRYRLLIDLGRHLEEMPDALKTEATKVKGCSASVWVYPMRKEDGKLHFLADSNAAITKGIIALVLLTVQDKNPEAIINTDIEALLAPFDLKNQLSSNRTQGIPNMIALIRQTAERYQ encoded by the coding sequence ATGACCACACTTGCCGATATTGAAGAAGAATATGATTTTTTGGAAAGCGATGATCGTTATCGCTTGCTGATTGATCTGGGACGACATCTGGAAGAAATGCCCGATGCGTTAAAAACAGAGGCAACCAAGGTTAAAGGCTGTTCGGCTTCTGTCTGGGTATATCCCATGCGGAAAGAGGATGGAAAGCTCCATTTTCTGGCGGATTCCAATGCGGCTATTACGAAAGGGATTATTGCCCTCGTTTTGCTGACTGTGCAGGATAAAAATCCCGAAGCGATCATCAATACTGATATTGAGGCCTTATTGGCTCCTTTTGATTTGAAAAATCAGTTAAGTTCCAACCGGACGCAGGGGATCCCCAATATGATCGCTTTAATCCGGCAGACAGCGGAGCGTTATCAGTGA
- the pspC gene encoding envelope stress response membrane protein PspC: MDFRRTKFYRDKAHGKILGVCSGLADYAGVDVTLVRVLTVIMTLVGGFPWIVVAYFVTAWLTEDKPRALQEMDSDETRFWQEVRTKPTVSLRNVKNRFRDINGRLAKVETYITSQDRRLAKEIDNLR, translated from the coding sequence ATGGATTTTCGCCGCACCAAATTTTATCGCGATAAAGCCCATGGCAAAATATTGGGGGTTTGTTCTGGACTAGCTGACTATGCCGGTGTGGATGTCACCCTTGTTCGGGTTTTGACCGTTATCATGACCTTGGTTGGTGGCTTTCCTTGGATTGTCGTTGCCTATTTTGTTACCGCATGGCTGACCGAGGATAAACCCCGCGCTTTACAGGAAATGGACAGCGATGAGACCCGTTTTTGGCAAGAGGTCAGAACCAAACCGACGGTCAGCCTCCGCAATGTCAAAAACCGTTTTCGTGATATCAATGGCCGTCTGGCAAAGGTTGAGACCTATATCACCAGCCAAGACAGACGTTTAGCCAAGGAAATAGATAATTTGCGTTAA
- the pspB gene encoding envelope stress response membrane protein PspB, whose translation MDSLAPVLVCLILFIGVPWIFLHYITQWKKSSSISAADENLIEELYESARKLEERLQTIERIIAAENNTAADIYSTSKEPDSTSHINLSK comes from the coding sequence ATGGATTCGTTGGCACCTGTTTTAGTCTGCCTTATTCTGTTTATCGGCGTGCCTTGGATATTCCTGCATTATATTACCCAATGGAAGAAATCCTCTAGCATCAGTGCCGCTGACGAAAATCTGATTGAAGAGCTTTATGAGAGCGCTCGGAAACTGGAAGAACGCTTGCAGACGATCGAGCGTATTATCGCGGCTGAAAATAATACGGCGGCCGATATCTATTCTACGTCGAAAGAGCCAGATTCAACCAGCCATATCAATCTTTCCAAATAA
- the pspA gene encoding phage shock protein PspA, whose protein sequence is MSIFSRTRDIIAANVVDILNRSEDPEKMIRMIILEMEETLIEVRASAAKTIADQKEIERQVSRLQKIEANWLDKAELALSKNREDLAKAALVERHKAQSLISDLSAEAESLNETLQKSEGDIIKLQNKLNEARSRQSVLAARYAGAKQRLKMRELYQGSQSEDAFARFETLERRVNLAEGQADAAGIRGMSLEEEIDNLAGDDKIDQELAELRKRLHKKGGK, encoded by the coding sequence ATGAGTATCTTTTCAAGAACCCGCGATATTATTGCTGCCAATGTGGTTGATATTCTCAATCGGTCGGAAGACCCGGAAAAAATGATCCGGATGATTATTTTGGAAATGGAAGAAACCCTGATCGAGGTTCGGGCTTCTGCTGCCAAAACGATTGCCGATCAAAAAGAAATCGAACGGCAGGTTAGCCGTTTACAAAAGATCGAAGCTAACTGGTTGGATAAAGCCGAATTGGCCTTGAGTAAAAATCGCGAAGATTTGGCTAAAGCAGCCTTGGTTGAAAGACATAAAGCCCAAAGCCTTATCAGCGATTTATCCGCCGAAGCAGAAAGCCTGAATGAAACGCTGCAAAAATCCGAAGGCGATATCATCAAACTTCAGAATAAGTTGAATGAAGCGCGTAGCCGCCAATCTGTTTTGGCTGCACGATATGCTGGAGCCAAACAGCGGTTGAAAATGCGGGAACTCTATCAGGGTTCACAAAGCGAAGATGCCTTTGCCCGTTTTGAGACGCTGGAAAGACGAGTCAATCTGGCTGAAGGTCAGGCAGATGCCGCCGGAATACGGGGCATGTCTTTGGAAGAAGAAATCGACAATCTTGCAGGGGACGACAAGATTGATCAGGAATTGGCCGAATTGCGGAAGCGGCTGCATAAAAAAGGAGGGAAATAA
- a CDS encoding energy transducer TonB yields MFSFPHSRFSLVKSCSAVAAMLWMATQPAFAFSPDHDLEKWTAKVSHNLNQAIHEDINDQANDGLQISVLGLTIDKEGHPYDIHMVRPTGNQLLDQEAVRVAQNVYYPPLPESLHKQAQNIEVKLLFDSNLQELADINHQVIQQDRKQNQAFATELAQEQLAFASNENKPEV; encoded by the coding sequence ATGTTTTCTTTCCCTCATAGCCGTTTCTCTCTGGTCAAAAGCTGCTCTGCGGTAGCGGCTATGCTATGGATGGCAACACAACCTGCTTTTGCTTTTTCACCAGATCATGATCTCGAAAAATGGACGGCAAAGGTCAGCCACAATTTAAATCAGGCTATTCATGAAGATATCAATGATCAGGCCAATGACGGTTTACAGATAAGCGTTCTTGGCCTGACTATTGATAAAGAAGGCCATCCTTACGATATCCATATGGTTAGACCGACAGGAAATCAGCTTTTGGATCAGGAAGCGGTTCGGGTCGCGCAAAATGTTTATTATCCCCCGTTACCCGAAAGCCTTCATAAACAGGCGCAAAATATCGAAGTAAAATTGCTCTTTGATTCCAATTTGCAAGAATTGGCGGATATTAACCATCAGGTCATCCAACAGGATAGAAAACAAAATCAGGCTTTTGCAACGGAATTAGCGCAAGAGCAGCTTGCATTCGCTTCTAATGAAAACAAACCGGAGGTTTAG
- the pspF gene encoding phage shock protein operon transcriptional activator produces MGKNNFVIGQSTAFLDAVEQASRAASLNRPVLVIGERGTGKELIAERLHRLSSRWASPLVTLNCATLPENLIESELFGYEAGAFTGAMRAKTGRFEQAEGGTLFLDELATLSSSAQERLLRAVEYGEINRIGSIRPTKVDVRIVAATNEDLPSLAAQGQFRSDLLDRLSFEVITLPPLRYRQEDIPLLAEYFGRHMALELGWDNWLGFTEEAMVILKEHSWPGNVRELRNVVERSLYRWGDATKPINHIVLDPFTSPWRPVQEAAIVENVTVKDTVMTGKAVSLPPSDFIKKALQDGDLKALCQDYERHCVEQALQRHCYNQRATAKALHLSYDQLRHILRRYDLLPAGNSISQAKKD; encoded by the coding sequence ATGGGGAAAAATAATTTTGTCATTGGCCAATCAACGGCCTTTCTTGATGCTGTCGAGCAAGCCAGCCGCGCTGCCAGTTTAAATCGACCGGTTCTAGTCATTGGGGAAAGAGGCACCGGCAAAGAACTGATCGCCGAAAGATTGCATCGTCTGTCTTCTCGTTGGGCATCACCTTTGGTGACATTGAATTGTGCGACTTTGCCGGAAAATCTAATAGAATCCGAATTATTCGGCTATGAAGCTGGCGCTTTTACAGGAGCCATGCGTGCCAAGACAGGCCGCTTTGAACAGGCAGAAGGCGGCACCCTTTTTCTGGATGAACTGGCAACCTTGTCTTCTTCCGCGCAAGAGAGACTATTGCGCGCCGTCGAATATGGCGAGATCAACCGCATCGGCTCTATCCGCCCAACAAAAGTCGATGTCAGAATTGTTGCCGCCACCAATGAAGACTTGCCTAGTTTAGCAGCACAAGGCCAATTCCGGTCAGATTTGCTCGATCGGCTTTCTTTTGAAGTCATTACCTTGCCGCCGCTACGCTATCGACAAGAAGACATCCCCTTATTAGCCGAATATTTCGGACGGCATATGGCCTTGGAACTGGGATGGGATAACTGGCTTGGATTCACAGAAGAAGCCATGGTTATTCTCAAAGAGCATTCATGGCCGGGGAATGTCAGAGAATTACGGAATGTCGTCGAACGCAGCCTTTACCGCTGGGGCGATGCGACAAAACCCATAAATCATATTGTTCTTGACCCTTTTACCTCGCCTTGGCGGCCAGTTCAGGAAGCGGCCATTGTTGAGAATGTAACGGTAAAAGATACCGTAATGACAGGAAAAGCAGTCTCGCTACCGCCTTCTGATTTCATCAAAAAAGCCTTGCAGGATGGTGATCTAAAAGCGCTTTGCCAAGATTATGAACGGCATTGCGTCGAACAAGCCTTGCAACGCCACTGTTATAATCAACGGGCAACCGCCAAAGCCCTCCATTTAAGTTACGATCAATTACGGCATATTTTGCGGCGTTATGACCTGCTGCCTGCTGGGAATAGCATTTCTCAAGCCAAAAAAGATTAA
- a CDS encoding superoxide dismutase: MAFALPALPFGAKDLEPHMSAETLEYHHGKHHKSYVDKVNSWVDEKKLAGLSLVEVINKAVETKDKGLFNNAAQAWNHNFFWLGLAKAGQKPSGKLASLIEESFGSTEALLEKLAAEAVGHFGSGWAWLVLKDGKLAITSYHDGDTPVAHKEIKPLLTLDVWEHAYYIDYRNARPKYAKDVLSNIINWEFVAKNLDGEGVSRGDLKQA, from the coding sequence ATGGCTTTTGCATTACCCGCCCTGCCCTTTGGCGCCAAAGACCTCGAGCCGCATATGTCCGCAGAAACGCTCGAATATCATCATGGCAAACATCATAAATCCTATGTCGACAAAGTGAACAGCTGGGTTGATGAAAAGAAACTGGCTGGTCTGAGCCTTGTCGAGGTTATCAACAAAGCTGTTGAAACCAAGGATAAAGGCTTGTTCAACAATGCGGCACAGGCATGGAATCATAACTTCTTCTGGCTCGGCTTGGCCAAAGCAGGTCAAAAGCCCAGCGGCAAGCTCGCGTCTTTGATTGAAGAAAGCTTTGGTTCCACCGAAGCTCTGTTAGAAAAACTGGCCGCCGAAGCCGTTGGTCATTTTGGCAGCGGTTGGGCATGGCTCGTTTTGAAAGATGGCAAGCTCGCTATCACTTCTTATCATGATGGTGATACGCCGGTAGCGCATAAAGAGATAAAGCCGCTTTTGACGCTCGATGTCTGGGAACATGCCTATTACATCGATTATCGGAACGCCCGCCCGAAATATGCCAAAGACGTGCTTTCCAATATCATTAATTGGGAATTCGTTGCTAAAAATCTCGACGGCGAAGGTGTCAGCCGTGGTGATTTAAAACAGGCTTAA
- a CDS encoding dihydroneopterin aldolase has product MSDTIFRPESARGLIPDHLQPTTYVLHVEDLMLMAAIGFHSHELDKRQRVLVNLDIELEKAVLPTNDDINADFWNYDYIHQTLSELVEKRRFNLQETLAQEIYDLIAARAHVRRIKVFVRKPDAYQDCQSVGVSLSNFPN; this is encoded by the coding sequence ATGAGTGACACTATATTCAGGCCGGAATCCGCCCGTGGGCTTATTCCCGACCATTTGCAGCCGACAACATATGTGCTTCATGTTGAAGATTTAATGTTAATGGCCGCTATCGGCTTTCACAGCCACGAATTGGATAAACGTCAGCGTGTTCTGGTAAATCTGGATATCGAATTGGAAAAAGCGGTTTTGCCGACCAATGACGATATTAACGCCGATTTCTGGAATTATGATTATATCCATCAGACGCTTTCCGAGCTGGTTGAAAAACGGCGTTTCAACTTGCAAGAAACCTTGGCGCAGGAAATCTATGATTTAATCGCTGCCCGTGCGCATGTTCGCCGTATTAAGGTTTTTGTCCGCAAACCCGATGCCTATCAGGATTGCCAATCTGTCGGGGTCAGCCTGTCTAATTTTCCGAATTAA
- a CDS encoding GNAT family N-acetyltransferase codes for MTTLVPLNRIDSQKIEDLLDIGFGKDRHGRTAYRLRQGVSAIPELSFAAVDGDILQGIIQCWPIRLSCLNGKKLPMILLGPVAVHPDYQGHGIGQTLVQHSLDVADSSDITGHDAVMLIGDPEYYNRFFGFSDEETGDWRLPGPVEKRRLLARLTSPRLRDRAGMVEADAPALQKEG; via the coding sequence GTGACAACGCTTGTTCCCCTAAACCGGATAGATTCACAAAAAATAGAAGATTTACTCGATATCGGTTTCGGTAAAGATCGCCATGGCCGAACGGCCTATCGGTTGCGACAAGGGGTAAGCGCGATTCCTGAACTTTCTTTTGCCGCGGTTGATGGCGATATTTTGCAGGGCATTATCCAATGCTGGCCTATTCGGCTTTCCTGTCTGAACGGTAAAAAGCTGCCGATGATTTTACTGGGACCCGTGGCGGTGCATCCTGATTATCAAGGTCATGGTATCGGACAGACTTTGGTGCAACATAGCCTTGATGTTGCCGATAGCAGTGACATAACAGGCCATGATGCGGTGATGTTGATTGGCGACCCCGAATATTATAACCGTTTCTTTGGCTTTTCTGACGAGGAAACGGGCGACTGGCGGTTGCCGGGTCCTGTTGAAAAACGGCGTTTACTTGCCCGTTTGACGTCTCCGCGCTTGCGAGATCGAGCTGGCATGGTTGAAGCCGATGCGCCGGCCCTCCAAAAGGAAGGCTGA